In one window of Planctomycetaceae bacterium DNA:
- a CDS encoding DUF1501 domain-containing protein: MLNLIGTGTARTCNGATRRDFLQVGTLGAAGLSLASYLQAREKGLVASGNDEKSCIMIFNLGAPSQLDTFDMKPDAPAEVRGPFRPIATSAPDIQLSEILPRHAEIAHHISLVRSCHHTGAAVHDAGWQMMQTGRQFTGGVNTPHAGAVASYLKGRRSDLPPFVVLPETMGRGGGNLPNGQAGGFLGKAHDPFALMADPSQPDFQVPDLLPPQTIGEVRTARRRRLRDVVDETVRDFEATENAQLLDGNFDAAYRLMTSTQAREAFDLSQEPASVRDRYGMNRFGQCCLLARRLIESGVRFVTVNTFLTVFDEITWDIHGSKPFTSIEGMRDIVAPMYDQGYSALIEDLYQRGMLDNTMVCNLAEFGRTPKVNPAGGRDHWPQCFTVYFAGGGVKGGQVVGASDPIGGVPADRPVLPGDAVATIFHSLGLDLNAHLPGPAGRPFPLVDIGRREIHELF; encoded by the coding sequence ATGCTGAATCTAATCGGAACAGGGACAGCGAGAACATGCAACGGAGCCACGCGGCGCGACTTCCTTCAGGTCGGCACCCTTGGAGCTGCCGGGTTATCTCTCGCCAGCTACCTGCAGGCCAGGGAAAAGGGCCTCGTCGCGTCTGGTAACGATGAAAAATCATGCATCATGATTTTTAATCTGGGCGCCCCCAGCCAGCTGGACACGTTTGACATGAAGCCGGATGCACCCGCCGAGGTTCGTGGTCCCTTCAGACCAATTGCGACCTCCGCCCCGGATATTCAGCTGTCGGAAATACTGCCCCGGCACGCTGAAATTGCCCACCATATTTCGCTGGTCCGAAGCTGCCACCATACCGGCGCGGCTGTGCATGATGCGGGATGGCAGATGATGCAAACCGGACGCCAGTTTACAGGAGGAGTGAATACACCACATGCAGGTGCTGTTGCCAGCTATCTGAAAGGTCGTCGTTCGGACCTGCCGCCGTTTGTTGTGCTTCCGGAAACCATGGGACGTGGCGGTGGAAACCTTCCCAATGGGCAGGCAGGCGGATTTCTGGGGAAAGCCCATGATCCATTCGCACTCATGGCGGATCCATCGCAGCCTGATTTTCAGGTTCCGGATCTTCTGCCACCCCAGACGATCGGAGAAGTACGGACGGCTCGCCGGCGCCGACTGCGCGATGTCGTGGATGAGACAGTGAGAGACTTCGAGGCGACGGAGAACGCGCAACTGCTGGACGGTAATTTTGACGCGGCGTACCGCTTGATGACCAGCACTCAGGCTCGTGAAGCTTTTGATCTGTCTCAGGAGCCCGCCAGCGTGCGAGACCGTTATGGAATGAATCGCTTTGGCCAGTGCTGCCTGCTGGCTCGGCGACTCATTGAATCCGGTGTGCGATTTGTCACCGTCAACACCTTCCTCACGGTCTTCGATGAGATCACCTGGGATATCCATGGTTCAAAGCCGTTCACCTCGATTGAAGGAATGAGAGACATTGTGGCTCCGATGTACGATCAGGGCTACTCAGCGTTGATCGAGGATCTTTACCAGCGAGGAATGCTGGACAATACGATGGTCTGCAACCTTGCCGAATTTGGCCGAACGCCAAAAGTAAATCCTGCTGGCGGTCGAGACCACTGGCCTCAGTGTTTCACAGTTTACTTTGCCGGCGGTGGCGTTAAGGGCGGACAGGTCGTTGGGGCAAGCGATCCGATCGGTGGTGTCCCCGCGGATCGGCCAGTGCTGCCGGGCGATGCGGTTGCAACAATTTTTCACAGTCTCGGCCTGGACCTGAATGCGCATCTACCGGGACCTGCTGGCCGACCATTTCCACTCGTCGACATTGGCCGCCGCGAGATTCACGAACTGTTTTGA
- a CDS encoding glyoxalase superfamily protein has product MNITFCSTIPILRIFDVEKAKSFYVDFLGFRVDWEHRHNERSPGYIQISRDGLLLHLTEHHGDCTPGSKVFVWMQGIDAFHENITSRGYEYMRPALEPTSYGSRCVEVTDPFGNRISFNEKTPIEDSSSAG; this is encoded by the coding sequence ATGAATATTACCTTCTGCTCCACCATCCCAATCCTTCGCATCTTTGATGTGGAGAAAGCGAAGAGTTTCTACGTTGACTTTCTGGGGTTTCGGGTGGACTGGGAGCATCGGCACAATGAGAGATCACCGGGTTATATTCAGATTTCACGGGATGGACTTCTGCTCCACTTAACTGAGCACCACGGAGACTGCACACCGGGCTCAAAAGTCTTTGTCTGGATGCAGGGGATCGATGCATTCCACGAAAATATCACTTCGCGCGGCTACGAATACATGCGGCCAGCTCTGGAACCAACTTCTTACGGGTCAAGATGCGTCGAAGTGACGGATCCATTTGGAAACCGAATCAGCTTCAATGAAAAGACACCCATTGAGGACTCGTCGTCAGCAGGATGA